The Benincasa hispida cultivar B227 chromosome 9, ASM972705v1, whole genome shotgun sequence genome has a segment encoding these proteins:
- the LOC120086951 gene encoding E3 ubiquitin-protein ligase RMA3: MEQNYSVPHSVSEAYLESEQDVSLKQNWKSISTQSTVSEDANGCFDCNICLDSAAEPVVTLCGHLYCWPCIYKWLHVQISSNRPENTQNCPVCKASITPSSLVPLYGRGTSNSDSESKKSHLGMVVPRRPPPSMNTPPHSNATSALHPSQELHPNYVRSPSHPIYHQQYFPQAYGDFASYAPSYLGNAVITSLLNPTIGMFGETVFTRIFGSVDGNLLPYPPYNNAIPGNASTRMRRQEMQLDKSLNRVSIFLFCCFIICLLLF, from the coding sequence ATGgaacaaaattattctgtaCCTCACTCTGTATCTGAGGCATACTTAGAGTCTGAACAAGATGTCTCTCTCAAGCAAAACTGGAAATCTATCTCAACTCAGTCAACAGTCTCAGAAGACGCAAATGGTTGCTTCGATTGCAACATTTGCTTAGACTCAGCAGCTGAACCTGTTGTCACCCTCTGTGGTCACCTCTACTGCTGGCCGTGTATTTACAAATGGCTTCATGTTCAAATCTCCAGCAACAGACCCGAAAACACCCAGAACTGCCCTGTTTGTAAGGCTAGCATTACTCCCTCCTCTTTGGTTCCCCTATATGGTCGTGGCACATCAAACTCAGATTCCGAATCCAAGAAGTCTCACTTGGGTATGGTTGTACCTCGAAGACCACCACCCTCAATGAACACACCGCCCCATTCCAATGCAACCTCTGCATTGCATCCAAGCCAGGAGCTTCATCCAAATTATGTCCGCTCGCCCTCACACCCAATCTATCACCAACAATATTTCCCCCAGGCCTACGGTGACTTTGCTTCATACGCGCCGTCTTATCTCGGTAATGCCGTGATAACGAGTCTGCTAAACCCGACAATTGGGATGTTTGGAGAAACAGTTTTCACTAGAATTTTTGGTAGCGTGGATGGGAACTTATTGCCATACCCACCATACAACAACGCCATCCCTGGAAATGCCAGTACCAGAATGAGAAGACAGGAAATGCAGCTTGATAAGTCTCTTAATAGAGTTTCCATCTTTCTATTTTGCTGCTTTATTATCTGTCTTCTGTTATTTTGA
- the LOC120086159 gene encoding MLO-like protein 11: MAENASQEGRSLALTPTWSVASVLTIFVAVSLLVERSIHRLSSWLGKTHRKPLFEAVEKMKEELMLLGFISLLLTATSSLISNICIPSKFYDTSFIPCSQSEIDEQNADNSSSEKRKLFMVSVFPQLYRRMLTVNKNTCKEGHEPFVSYEGLEQLHRFIFVMAVTHISYSCLTMLLAIVKIHSWREWENEAHMDHHDLFNDATKEKIMQRQSTFVQYHTSNPLTRNSFLIWMTCFFRQFGHSVVRSDYLTLRKGFIMNHNLSARYDFHSYMVRSMEEEFQRIVGVSGPLWGFVVAFLLFNVKGSNLYFWIATIPVTLVLLVGTKLQHVIATLTLENAGITGFFSGAKLRPRDDLFWFKKPELLLSLIHFVLFQNAFELASFFWFWWQFGYSSCFISNHLLVYVRLILGFAGQFLCSYSTLPLYALVTQMGTNYKAALIPQRIRETIHGWGKSARRKRRLRIFTDDATIHTETSTVMSLEDDDNQHVDTPKTATGYAIIEMQPPTAANVSVSIANDTSRAVRTPLLQPSLSLSLPVAQNFNAGTPLRSSSMPAQNFNAEDSLRSSSMPR, encoded by the exons ATGGCTGAAAATGCCTCCCAAGAGGGGAGATCTCTGGCTCTGACGCCTACCTGGTCTGTTGCTTCCGTGTTGACAATTTTCGTCGCAGTTTCATTGCTTGTAGAACGCTCCATTCATAGGCTAAGCTCT TGGCTGGGAAAAACTCATAGAAAACCCTTATTTGAGGCAGTGGAGAAAATGAAAGAAG AGTTAATGCTGCTTGGATTTATTTCTTTGCTTCTGACGGCAACATcaagtttaatatcaaatatctgCATTCCATCCAAGTTCTATGATACCTCTTTTATTCCATGCTCCCAGTCAGAGATTGATGAACAAAATGCGGATAATTCTTCATCTGAGAAGCGAAAGCTATTTATGGTTTCTGTTTTCCCACAATTGTATAGGAGGATGCTAACTGTGAACAAAAATACATGCAAAGAG GGTCATGAGCCCTTTGTTTCATATGAAGGACTTGAGCAATTGCATCGTTTTATCTTTGTAATGGCAGTAACTCATATATCTTATAGTTGCTTAACCATGTTGTTGGCAATTGTGaag ATCCATAGTTGGAGAGAATGGGAAAATGAAGCTCACATGGACCACCATGATTTATTCAATG ATGCAACGAAAGAAAAGATAATGCAGAGACAATCTACCTTTGTACAATATCACACCTCCAATCCTTTAACCAGGAATAGTTTTCTTATCTGGATG ACATGTTTCTTTCGGCAATTTGGGCATTCTGTTGTTCGTTCTGACTACCTTACACTTCGCAAAGGCTTCATCATG AATCACAACCTCTCAGCAAGATATGATTTCCATAGctacatggttcgttcaatggaAGAAGAATTCCAGAGGATAGTTGGTGTGAG CGGTCCATTATGGGGATTTGTCGTTGCTTTTTTGCTGTTTAATGTGAAAG GCTCTAACCTTTACTTTTGGATAGCAACTATTCCTGTTACA CTTGTTCTTTTAGTGGGCACGAAGTTACAGCACGTTATTGCAACTTTGACGTTGGAGAATGCTGGTATAACCGGATTCTTTTCTGGAGCAAAGCTGAGGCCTCGCGATGATCTTTTCTGGTTTAAGAAGCCTGAACTCCTGTTGTCCTTGATCCATTTTGTTCTTTTCCAG AATGCTTTCGAATTGGCTTCATTCTTCTGGTTCTGG TGGCAATTTGGATATAGTTCTTGCTTCATTAGCAATCATCTGCTTGTCTATGTAAGGCTAATCTTGGG TTTTGCTGGACAATTTCTTTGCAGCTATAGCACCTTGCCCCTATACGCACTGGTTACTCAG ATGGGAACAAACTACAAGGCTGCCTTAATTCCTCAAAGAATAAGGGAAACAATCCATGGGTGGGGTAAGTCAGCTAGAAGGAAGAGAAGGCTCCGGATTTTTACCGATGATGCCACAATCCACACGGAAACAAGCACCGTGATGTCACTTGaggacgacgacaaccagcatGTTGATACACCTAAAACTGCCACTGGCTATGCCATAATTGAGATGCAGCCACCTACTGCAGCGAATGTGTCCGTCTCTATTGCTAATGATACATCACGTGCGGTTAGAACTCCTCTTCTTCAACCCTCTCTGTCTCTTTCATTACCTGTGGCTCAAAACTTCAATGCTGGAACCCCTTTAAGAAGCTCATCTATGCCCGCTCAGAACTTCAATGCTGAAGACTCTTTAAGAAGCTCATCTATGCCGAGGTAA
- the LOC120086496 gene encoding choline transporter protein 1 produces the protein MRGPLGAVIGRYPSSDGNAQMGGIIRHNRKCRDVVFLVIFIAFWVGMIVNSSFGFNQGNPLRLTYGLDYKGNVCGDKHANPGLRELELKYWLNPNQVYQSGLKDSQFKLVDARSICLMDCPTPSEDSLNWVCDYPEGEIRLSMDDWIDRNYDYFEFLTPEMRNSSVNLQGPCYPVIFPSVNVYWSCQFLARPSNVSLTHWKLMGGMNIDADLIIDKSIHKSTNARSSVLKRYMADIGKSWPVLIVCGGILPLFLAVIWLLMIRHFVAAMPWVTVVLFNILIVSVTMFYYLKAGWIGNDAITPIIGDHDPYVHIFGRELNHMRAAAVLMTFVMAVSVLTSIAIIRRIIMATSVLKVAAKVIGEVQALIIFPIIPYAILAIFYMLWLSAALHLFSSGQVVQNNCNSNCCAYDLASKRVNCDRCCGYSIRYTPHIDISIFFHLFGCYWATQFFVACSSTVIAGSVASYYWARGETSPEIPFLPVFSSMKRLARYNLGSMALGSLTVSFMESIRFILESIRRKLKVASTTPDSRIGRAAHNTSRFCLRCIEWIIKSVNRNAYIMIAITGKSFCKASAIATELIINNILRIGRVNVIGDVILFLGKLCVSLSSALFAFLMLDTHKYRSAHNKISSPLFPVLVCWGLGYVVATLFFGVVEMSIDTIILSFCQDSEEHQGIAQYAPPLLMETLNDQNELQRLTQGPPSS, from the exons ATGAGGGGTCCTTTAGGGGCAGTGATTGGGAGATACCCTTCAAGTGATGGAAATGCCCAAATGGGTGGAATCATTAGACATAATAGAAAATGCAGAGATGTTGTGTTTCTTGTGATCTTTATAGCTTTCTGGGTGGGGATGATTGTTAACTCAAGCTTTGGATTTAACCAAGGAAACCCATTAAG GCTAACATATGGACTAGACTACAAAGGAAATGTCTGTGGTGACAAGCATGCTAATCCTGGCCTTCGTGAATTGGAGCTTAAATATTGGTTGAATCCTAATCAGGTTTATCAAAGTGGTCTGAAAGACAGTCAATTTAAGTTGGTGGATGCTCGGAGCATATGCTTGATGGATTGCCCAACTCCTTCAGAAGATTCTCTAAACTGGGTTTGTGATTATCCAGAAGGTGAAATACGCCTCTCAATGGATGATTGGATAGACAGGAACTACGATTACTTTGAGTTCCTTACGCCTGAGATGAGAAACAGCTCTGTTAACCTTCAGGGTCCTTGTTACCCTGTCATTTTTCCTAGTGTAAATG TTTATTGGAGCTGCCAGTTCCTTGCTCGCCCCTCAAATGTATCATTAACACATTGGAAGCTGATGGGTGGAATGAACATAGATGCAGATTTGATCATTGATAAATCTATTCATAAGTCAACCAATGCTCGGTCATCTGTCTTAAAG AGATACATGGCGGATATTGGGAAGTCATGGCCAGTATTGATTGTTTGCGGAGGAATTTTGCCTCTATTTTTGGCAGTGATTTGGTTGCTAATGATTCGGCATTTTGTTGCTGCGATGCCGTGGGTAACGGTTGTCCTATTCAACATTCTCATAGTATCAGTCACAATGTTTTATTACCTCAAAG CTGGATGGATAGGAAATGATGCTATAACTCCCATCATTGGTGATCATGATCCCTATGTCCACATATTTGGAAGG GAGCTCAATCATATGCGTGCTGCTGCTGTTCTAATGACTTTTGTTATGGCTGTCTCTGTTCTCACATCAATCGCTATCATCCGCCGAATCATAATGGCAACATCTGTCCTCAAG GTTGCTGCAAAGGTGATTGGAGAAGTTCAAGCACTCATAATCTTTCCAATCATACCTTATGCCATCCTTGcaattttttatatgttatgGTTGTCAGCTGCCCTTCATCTCTTCAGCTCTGGTCAGGTTGTCCAGAATAACTGCAACTCAAACTGCTGTGCCTATGATCTTGCTTCAAAACGGGTGAACTGTGACCGCTGCTGTGGTTATAGCATCCGTTATACTCCTCATATCGacatttccatatttttccaCCTATTTGGTTGTTATTGGGCTACTCAATTTTTTGTAGCATGCTCTTCAACAGTCATTGCAGGTTCAGTAGCCTCCTATTATTGGGCTCGTGGTGAAACTTCG CCCGAAATTCCATTTCTTCCAGTTTTCTCCTCGATGAAACGGCTAGCAAGATATAATCTTGGATCCATGGCTCTCGGTTCCTTGACTGTGTCCTTTATGGAATCAATTCGTTTCATACTTGAGTCTATTCGTCGCAAATTGAAAGTTGCAAGTACCACACCAGATAGTCGGATTGGCAGAGCAGCACATAATACATCTCGGTTTTGCCTGAGATGTATAGAGTGGATCATCAAATCTGTTAACCGCAATGCATATATAATG ATTGCAATAACTGGCAAGAGCTTTTGCAAGGCATCCGCTATTGCAACAGAGTTAATAATTAACAACATCCTTCGGATCGGAAGAGTGAATGTGATTGGAGATGTCATTCTGTTCCTTGGGAAACTGTGTGTCAGCCTCTCAAGTGCTCTTTTTGCTTTCCTCATGTTGGATACACACAAATACAGATCTGCTCATAACAAGATTTCTTCCCCATTGTTTCCAGTCCTG GTTTGCTGGGGCCTAGGCTATGTGGTTGCCACACTTTTCTTTGGAGTGGTGGAGATGTCCATTGATACAATAATTCTTTCCTTCTGTCAAGATTCTGAAGAACATCAAGGCATAGCTCAGTATGCCCCTCCTCTTCTCATGGAGACTCTCAATGATCAAAATGAGTTGCAAAGACTTACACAAGGACCTCCAAGTTCATAA